In one Gopherus evgoodei ecotype Sinaloan lineage chromosome 1, rGopEvg1_v1.p, whole genome shotgun sequence genomic region, the following are encoded:
- the TRIM45 gene encoding tripartite motif-containing protein 45 isoform X2 has translation MSDPQEQQRQFGIMSKIPGEVRGLARTRCPLCTELFLAPKILPCLHTFCMACLEQLEPFSVLGFQAEDSDSTSDGSWFQNHHQPVLSVLCPVCDTEVDLPPGGITDLTTDHLAMNEVLLETLQAQGPGMLCDLCVDGEAVKHCPTCRANLCHFCCQAHRRQKKTASHAVVDLEDLKGYSWTEKSILCPSHPSEELTLFCEQCEQPVCRDCVLGKHRQHPYAFTANVIHKHGDSMRDLLKSTQLHVDTLEGALHHIEGVSSAICSRVEAVAGEIRTFADGYIRAIEEHRDRLLKQLEDLKVQKETLLHLQKAQLEQLLMDMRTGVEFTERLLTSGSDLEILITKGVVASRLRKLNKVDYSIHPGVEDGIQFFPHENAGQCCGYEVFGTILNKAVDPAKCVLQGEDLHSARQKQLASFTLLCNDASGEQMGRGGEPIRVTIIHKDKKDCIIKPSVCDRRDGTYHISYIPEELGTYTVCICVKGQHVQVGTKAVVMVTKVTPAVPTGPAVAEQLKTPSAQLCRLVTTCREACSKLWCSDWRESLLELKGSPLAGTQA, from the exons ATGTCTGACCCACAGGAGCAGCAGCGGCAGTTTGGAATCATGTCCAAAATCCCTGGTGAGGTCAGAGGCCTAGCCAGAACTAGGTGCCCActgtgcacagagctcttcttggccCCCAAAATCCTGCCCTGCCTACACACATTTTGCATGGCCTGTCTTGAGCAGCTGGAACCCTTTTCAGTGCTTGGCTTCCAGGCAGAGGATTCAGACTCTACCTCAGATGGGTCATGGTTCCAGAATCATCATCAACCAGTGCTCAGCGTCCTTTGTCCTGTCTGTGATACAGAGGTGGATTTGCCGCCAGGTGGCATTACTGACTTGACCACTGACCACCTGGCCATGAATGAGGTGCTACTGGAGACCCTGCAGGCGCAAGGCCCAGGAATGCTGTGTGATCTCTGTGTGGATGGGGAAGCCGTGAAGCACTGTCCCACCTGCAGAGCCAATCTCTGCCACTTCTGCTGCCAGGCTCACAG GAGACAGAAGAAAACAGCTTCCCATGCTGTGGTGGATCTAGAGGACTTGAAGGGCTACAGCTGGACTGAGAAGTCCATTCTGTGCCCTTCCCACCCTTCAGAGGAGCTGACGCTGTTCTGTGAGCAGTGTGAGCAGCCTGTGTGCCGGGATTGTGTGTTGGGCAAGCACCGGCAGCATCCATATGCCTTTACTGCCAATGTCATCCACAAACATGGAGATTCCATGCGGGACCTCCTCAAGAGCACCCAGCTGCATGTGGACACCCTAGAAGGGGCCCTACACCATATTGAAGGAGTCAGCAGTGCCATCTGCAGTCGTGTGGAGGCAGTGGCTGGGGAGATCCGCACATTTGCAGATGGATACATAAGGGCTATTGAAGAACACCGGGACCGGCTGCTGAAGCAGCTGGAAGACTTGAAGGTGCAAAAGGAGACCCTGTTGCACTTACAGAAggcacagctggagcagctgctgatGGACATGAGGACTGGGGTGGAGTTCACTGAGCGTCTGCTGACCAGTGGCTCAGACTTGGAGATCCTTATCACCAAGGGAGTGGTGGCGAGCCGGCTGAGAAAGCTGAATAAAGTGGATTATAGCATCCACcctggagtggaagatgggatcCAGTTCTTTCCCCATGAAAATGCTGGCCAGTGCTGTGGCTATGAGGTTTTTGGGACCATTCTCAATAAGGCAGTTGATCCAGCCAAATGTGTCCTGCAAGGGGAAG ATCTCCACAGTGCCCGTCAGAAGCAGCTGGCCAGCTTTACTCTGCTGTGTAATGATGCATCGGGAGAGcagatggggagaggaggagagcccATCCGGGTCACGATTATCCACAAAGACAAGAAGGACTG taTAATCAAGCCCAGTGTGTGTGATAGGAGGGATGGGACTTACCACATTTCCTACATCCCTGAGGAGCTGGGCACATACACTGTCTGCATCTGTGTCAAAGGGCAGCATGTACAG GTGGGTACCAAGGCTGTGGTCATGGTCACAAAGGTCACCCCGGCTGTCCCCACTGGTCCTGCTGTGGCAGAGCAATTGAAAACTCCGAGTGCTCAGCTGTGCCGCCTGGTGACAACTTGCCGAGAAGCCTGCTCAAAACTGTGGTGCTCTGACTGGCGGGAGAGTCTCCTAGAGCTCAAGGGGTCTCCGCTGGCTGGGACTCAGGCCTAA
- the TRIM45 gene encoding tripartite motif-containing protein 45 isoform X1 has product MSDPQEQQRQFGIMSKIPGEVRGLARTRCPLCTELFLAPKILPCLHTFCMACLEQLEPFSVLGFQAEDSDSTSDGSWFQNHHQPVLSVLCPVCDTEVDLPPGGITDLTTDHLAMNEVLLETLQAQGPGMLCDLCVDGEAVKHCPTCRANLCHFCCQAHRRQKKTASHAVVDLEDLKGYSWTEKSILCPSHPSEELTLFCEQCEQPVCRDCVLGKHRQHPYAFTANVIHKHGDSMRDLLKSTQLHVDTLEGALHHIEGVSSAICSRVEAVAGEIRTFADGYIRAIEEHRDRLLKQLEDLKVQKETLLHLQKAQLEQLLMDMRTGVEFTERLLTSGSDLEILITKGVVASRLRKLNKVDYSIHPGVEDGIQFFPHENAGQCCGYEVFGTILNKAVDPAKCVLQGEDLHSARQKQLASFTLLCNDASGEQMGRGGEPIRVTIIHKDKKDCIIKPSVCDRRDGTYHISYIPEELGTYTVCICVKGQHVQGSPFTLTVKNKFRKHQGLFHCCTFCSSGGQKAARCACGGTMPGGYQGCGHGHKGHPGCPHWSCCGRAIENSECSAVPPGDNLPRSLLKTVVL; this is encoded by the exons ATGTCTGACCCACAGGAGCAGCAGCGGCAGTTTGGAATCATGTCCAAAATCCCTGGTGAGGTCAGAGGCCTAGCCAGAACTAGGTGCCCActgtgcacagagctcttcttggccCCCAAAATCCTGCCCTGCCTACACACATTTTGCATGGCCTGTCTTGAGCAGCTGGAACCCTTTTCAGTGCTTGGCTTCCAGGCAGAGGATTCAGACTCTACCTCAGATGGGTCATGGTTCCAGAATCATCATCAACCAGTGCTCAGCGTCCTTTGTCCTGTCTGTGATACAGAGGTGGATTTGCCGCCAGGTGGCATTACTGACTTGACCACTGACCACCTGGCCATGAATGAGGTGCTACTGGAGACCCTGCAGGCGCAAGGCCCAGGAATGCTGTGTGATCTCTGTGTGGATGGGGAAGCCGTGAAGCACTGTCCCACCTGCAGAGCCAATCTCTGCCACTTCTGCTGCCAGGCTCACAG GAGACAGAAGAAAACAGCTTCCCATGCTGTGGTGGATCTAGAGGACTTGAAGGGCTACAGCTGGACTGAGAAGTCCATTCTGTGCCCTTCCCACCCTTCAGAGGAGCTGACGCTGTTCTGTGAGCAGTGTGAGCAGCCTGTGTGCCGGGATTGTGTGTTGGGCAAGCACCGGCAGCATCCATATGCCTTTACTGCCAATGTCATCCACAAACATGGAGATTCCATGCGGGACCTCCTCAAGAGCACCCAGCTGCATGTGGACACCCTAGAAGGGGCCCTACACCATATTGAAGGAGTCAGCAGTGCCATCTGCAGTCGTGTGGAGGCAGTGGCTGGGGAGATCCGCACATTTGCAGATGGATACATAAGGGCTATTGAAGAACACCGGGACCGGCTGCTGAAGCAGCTGGAAGACTTGAAGGTGCAAAAGGAGACCCTGTTGCACTTACAGAAggcacagctggagcagctgctgatGGACATGAGGACTGGGGTGGAGTTCACTGAGCGTCTGCTGACCAGTGGCTCAGACTTGGAGATCCTTATCACCAAGGGAGTGGTGGCGAGCCGGCTGAGAAAGCTGAATAAAGTGGATTATAGCATCCACcctggagtggaagatgggatcCAGTTCTTTCCCCATGAAAATGCTGGCCAGTGCTGTGGCTATGAGGTTTTTGGGACCATTCTCAATAAGGCAGTTGATCCAGCCAAATGTGTCCTGCAAGGGGAAG ATCTCCACAGTGCCCGTCAGAAGCAGCTGGCCAGCTTTACTCTGCTGTGTAATGATGCATCGGGAGAGcagatggggagaggaggagagcccATCCGGGTCACGATTATCCACAAAGACAAGAAGGACTG taTAATCAAGCCCAGTGTGTGTGATAGGAGGGATGGGACTTACCACATTTCCTACATCCCTGAGGAGCTGGGCACATACACTGTCTGCATCTGTGTCAAAGGGCAGCATGTACAG GGCTCACCATTCACTCTGACTGTGAAGAACAAATTCCGCAAACACCAGGGCTTGTTTCATTGTTGCACGTTCTGCTCCAGTGGAGGCCAGAAAGCCGCTCGCTGCGCTTGCGGTGGGACCATGCCAG GTGGGTACCAAGGCTGTGGTCATGGTCACAAAGGTCACCCCGGCTGTCCCCACTGGTCCTGCTGTGGCAGAGCAATTGAAAACTCCGAGTGCTCAGCTGTGCCGCCTGGTGACAACTTGCCGAGAAGCCTGCTCAAAACTGTGGTGCTCTGA